Genomic window (Pueribacillus theae):
GTGAACAAGTAATGGATCAGTCACGTAAAATCATCCATATTGACATGGACGCTTTCTTTGCTTCTGTTGAACAGCGGGATAACCCTGCATTAAGAAGTAAACCGGTTATTGTTGGCGGCCTCCCCAATTCGCGGGGAGTTGTGGCCACTTGTTCCTATGAAGCAAGAAAGTTCGGCATTCATTCTGCCATGCCTTCCAACATAGCATTTAAACGCTGTCCCCAAGCCGTATTCATACGAACAGACATGAAAAAATATAAAGCTGTCTCCAGACAAATTATGCAAATCTTTCATATGTTTACAGACTTGGTCGAACCGCTTGCGCTCGATGAAGCATATTTGGACGTTACCGAAAATAAATTCAATATCAAATCTGCAACGATTATCGCAAAAGAAATAAAAAAAAGAATCTACAAAGAAACGAAGCTTACCGCTTCAGCCGGTGTATCTTATAATAAATTTTTAGCGAAAGTAGCTTCCGGATACAAAAAGCCAGACGGGCTAACCGTCGTTCCCCCTGAACAAGCTCTTTCGTTTATCGAACAAATTCCAATTGGCGAATTTTTTGGGGTTGGAAAAGTAACGAAAGAAAAGTTTCTTAACATGGGAATCGAAAACGGAAAAGATTTGAGAAAGTTGAGTGAAGAAACACTTCTCCGTGTATTTAAAGAACGAGGGCGTTTATTCTATCAGCACGCCCGCGGAATTGATAACCGGCGGGTAACTCCAAACCGGAAAAGAAAATCACTTGGGAGAGAGATTACGCTAAAAGAAAATCTCTATTTAATAGAAGATATGCTTCCAGTCCTCCAACAGTTGGCCGAAATCGTCAGTGAAAAGCTTATCCAGGAAAACAAAATGACAAAATGCATTATTTTAAAAGTGAAGTTCCACGACTTTTCCCAACAAACGAAAAGAATAACGATTGAGCAGCATACAAATGATGCAATGACGATTTACCGACATGCCGAGCAGCTGCTGAAAGCCATTCAACGAAACAAGAAATCCGTCCGTTTATTAGGCATTTCAACGACCGAACTAGCACCAATGCGAACAACCCGCGAAGCTTCATTTGAAACGATAAACATGTACGAACAGTTGACATTGTTTTAACCTATACAAAAAAGAGAAATGAAGCTGAAGAATACGTTTTATTTCTATTTCCTCGTGGAATAACTATCAACAAACAAGTGAGTGAAGCGAGGGAATTTACGATGATTCTAATGAGTATAGGAACGTTAATTTTCAGCATTGCATTTTTCATTTTAGTTGTTTACTTATCACGCACATTAAAGCATCTCTCTTCTGTCATTATGAGCATGAATCGGACGATTGAAAAGCTGCCGAATCAGGTGGATGGAATCACGAATGAAGCAACAACTCTTCTGTGGAACACGAACAAAACAGTTGACGATTTAAATAAAAAATTAGGTACGTTAACGCCATATTTTTATATTGCTGGTGACTTTGGGGACTCAACGAAATATATTACTTCTTCTTTTTCAGATATCGTCCAAGCAACGGCTGAGAAACCTGAACGAAAGAACCTTGGCCTTTTTAAAGGATTGGTTTCGGCTAGTTATCTTCTCTTGCAAAAAGTGAAAAGAAAAACAAAAAATTAAACTCATAAAAAAGGGTGTCCGAAAAAAGCTGGGGACACCCTCTTTACATCCTATTGAATGGAAGACTATTCAGGCATTGCTTCTTTAATCGATTGCCTTTTTTGGTATAAATAATATCCTAATGCAGCGGCTCCATATAATCCATCCAGTTTTCTACGTTCAATTACTTCTCTTCCCTCTCCCGTGTCTTCTTGCAGTTCGATCGTTTTGTCAACCAATTTTACTGATAACCGCCTGGCCGCAGTCCCAGCATCTCCGATGATATGAAATACCGGGCTTAACTGTCCCACCTGCTCGTTTACATTGCCAAGCGTTTCATTGCTCTTCTGAAGGACATCCACCGCTTTCCCCGTCACCTTATCAATCTTTTCCGGCAAAGCATCTGTCGTTCTTTTTGTGCTAATGAAGATCTCTTTCAGCTTGTTCAAAGGCTTTACTAAGAAAGCAACAAGAATAGCAAATGCAATGCCAATAATGAATACTCCAATCCCTAGCCAAAGCATGGCTTCTTCCTCCTTTACTAGTCACTTGTTTTTCTACTTCCCATGATGAAAACGTTCTAAACGTCGTCACATAAAAACTTAAAATATATGTTAAAATGAGTATAATGAAATGAGTGAATATAAAGGTTAACTCATATA
Coding sequences:
- the dinB gene encoding DNA polymerase IV, translated to MDQSRKIIHIDMDAFFASVEQRDNPALRSKPVIVGGLPNSRGVVATCSYEARKFGIHSAMPSNIAFKRCPQAVFIRTDMKKYKAVSRQIMQIFHMFTDLVEPLALDEAYLDVTENKFNIKSATIIAKEIKKRIYKETKLTASAGVSYNKFLAKVASGYKKPDGLTVVPPEQALSFIEQIPIGEFFGVGKVTKEKFLNMGIENGKDLRKLSEETLLRVFKERGRLFYQHARGIDNRRVTPNRKRKSLGREITLKENLYLIEDMLPVLQQLAEIVSEKLIQENKMTKCIILKVKFHDFSQQTKRITIEQHTNDAMTIYRHAEQLLKAIQRNKKSVRLLGISTTELAPMRTTREASFETINMYEQLTLF
- a CDS encoding DUF948 domain-containing protein — encoded protein: MILMSIGTLIFSIAFFILVVYLSRTLKHLSSVIMSMNRTIEKLPNQVDGITNEATTLLWNTNKTVDDLNKKLGTLTPYFYIAGDFGDSTKYITSSFSDIVQATAEKPERKNLGLFKGLVSASYLLLQKVKRKTKN
- a CDS encoding DUF948 domain-containing protein yields the protein MLWLGIGVFIIGIAFAILVAFLVKPLNKLKEIFISTKRTTDALPEKIDKVTGKAVDVLQKSNETLGNVNEQVGQLSPVFHIIGDAGTAARRLSVKLVDKTIELQEDTGEGREVIERRKLDGLYGAAALGYYLYQKRQSIKEAMPE